A genomic stretch from Arthrobacter sp. KBS0702 includes:
- a CDS encoding F0F1 ATP synthase subunit delta, which yields MAGVSSESLTAALVALEAKLPNASLQLAKELFGILGTVDSSAGLRRALTDPSRSGDEKSALVKQLFSGKVSADAVEIASGLAGSRWASARDIGDALETLAASVVIAVAENKSAVSASGITGLEALENDLFAFNHAVDASHEVQRALSEPQASQAAKVALAEKLVPSASEEAKVLIGQAVSQPRGLKATKLVSRFAELAAKRQQRWIATVSVTRPLTEAQTSRLQAGLNALYGRELKINMNVDPALIGGIRIQIGDEVVDASVLARLGQLHRQLAG from the coding sequence ATGGCAGGTGTATCGAGCGAATCGCTGACCGCGGCACTCGTCGCGTTGGAGGCCAAGCTTCCCAACGCGTCGCTGCAGTTGGCTAAGGAACTCTTCGGAATCCTGGGAACGGTGGACAGCTCGGCTGGCTTGCGCCGTGCCCTGACTGACCCGTCCCGCAGCGGTGACGAAAAGTCGGCGCTGGTCAAGCAGCTTTTCAGCGGAAAAGTCTCCGCCGACGCTGTGGAGATCGCGAGCGGGCTGGCCGGCTCACGCTGGGCGTCGGCTCGTGACATCGGCGATGCACTCGAGACTCTTGCCGCTTCGGTGGTAATTGCCGTTGCTGAAAACAAGTCGGCAGTCTCTGCCTCGGGCATCACCGGACTGGAAGCGCTGGAGAACGATCTGTTCGCCTTCAACCACGCCGTCGATGCCAGCCACGAGGTGCAGCGTGCCCTGTCCGAGCCGCAGGCGAGCCAGGCAGCCAAGGTTGCCCTCGCCGAGAAGCTCGTGCCCAGTGCAAGCGAGGAAGCGAAAGTCCTTATCGGACAGGCAGTGTCGCAGCCCCGCGGGCTCAAGGCCACCAAGCTCGTCAGCCGTTTTGCCGAGCTTGCCGCCAAGCGCCAGCAGCGCTGGATCGCCACGGTCAGCGTCACCCGTCCGCTGACGGAGGCCCAGACCAGTCGTCTGCAGGCAGGGCTCAATGCCCTGTACGGCCGCGAGCTCAAGATCAACATGAACGTTGACCCGGCACTGATCGGTGGCATCCGGATCCAGATTGGCGACGAAGTGGTTGACGCTTCGGTCCTCGCCCGCCTGGGCCAGCTCCACCGCCAGCTTGCTGGTTAG
- a CDS encoding F0F1 ATP synthase subunit B, whose translation MKQLIISAATEGAPNPLVPNIWEMFVVFVGFAVLLFIVTKYVVPMFEKNFAERAEAIEGGIAKAEKAQAEASAALEEYKQQLTDARTEANRIREEARAEGAQILADLKEKAAAESARITAQAHAQIESERQAAVVSLRAEVGTLATTLAGRIVGEALTDDARSARVVDRFLADLENQNAGAAK comes from the coding sequence ATGAAGCAGCTGATCATCTCAGCCGCCACCGAGGGTGCACCCAACCCCCTCGTTCCCAACATCTGGGAAATGTTTGTCGTCTTTGTAGGCTTTGCCGTCCTCTTGTTCATCGTGACGAAGTACGTTGTCCCGATGTTCGAGAAGAACTTCGCAGAGCGTGCCGAGGCCATTGAGGGCGGCATTGCCAAGGCCGAGAAGGCCCAGGCAGAGGCTTCTGCAGCGCTCGAAGAGTACAAGCAGCAGCTCACCGACGCCCGCACCGAGGCCAACCGCATCCGCGAGGAAGCCCGTGCCGAAGGCGCCCAGATCCTGGCGGATCTGAAGGAGAAGGCAGCTGCTGAGTCTGCCCGCATCACCGCCCAGGCACACGCGCAGATCGAATCCGAGCGCCAGGCGGCCGTCGTGTCGCTCCGCGCCGAGGTCGGCACGCTGGCGACCACGCTGGCTGGCCGCATCGTAGGCGAAGCCCTCACCGATGATGCACGTTCGGCCCGTGTGGTTGACCGCTTCCTGGCAGATCTGGAGAACCAGAACGCAGGTGCAGCTAAGTAA
- the atpE gene encoding ATP synthase F0 subunit C: MEGSINGSLNLIGYGLSAIGGGIGVGLVFAAYINGVARQPEAQRVLQPIAFLGLALTEALAILGLVFAFVLK; the protein is encoded by the coding sequence ATGGAAGGCTCCATCAACGGCTCCCTCAACCTCATCGGCTACGGCCTCTCCGCCATCGGCGGTGGTATCGGTGTGGGTCTCGTGTTCGCTGCTTACATCAACGGCGTAGCACGTCAGCCGGAAGCTCAGCGCGTGCTGCAGCCGATCGCATTCCTCGGCCTTGCGCTGACTGAAGCCCTCGCCATCCTCGGCCTGGTCTTCGCATTCGTTCTCAAGTAA
- the atpB gene encoding F0F1 ATP synthase subunit A, giving the protein MIALALPAQDSGEFTPPGIEQLHLPAILPWGAAEGFSKQMLLVILSVVIIATFFVLAARKQQLVPGKLQFAGEAAYGFVRNGIAKDIIGGKDFMKYVPLLFSLFFFILVNNIYGAIPVIQLPSFSHVGGAYVLAAIVYVTWIAIGIKKNGLKYFKLATVPSGVPIYILPIVIPIEIISNFLVRPVTHSLRLFATMLAGHLIVMIAGSGIEFLVMQENVLLKGASVLVLAGSLAMYMLEALIMALQAYVFTLLTAIYIEGALHADSH; this is encoded by the coding sequence TTGATCGCGCTTGCGCTCCCGGCCCAAGATTCAGGAGAGTTCACTCCTCCTGGAATTGAACAATTGCACCTGCCGGCTATCCTGCCCTGGGGTGCGGCCGAAGGATTCTCCAAGCAGATGCTGCTGGTGATCCTCTCGGTCGTCATTATCGCCACATTCTTTGTGCTGGCTGCGCGTAAGCAGCAGCTCGTCCCCGGCAAGCTGCAGTTCGCAGGCGAGGCCGCCTACGGCTTCGTCCGCAACGGTATCGCCAAGGACATCATCGGCGGCAAAGACTTCATGAAGTACGTTCCGCTGCTGTTCAGCCTGTTCTTCTTCATCCTGGTGAACAACATCTACGGCGCGATCCCCGTCATCCAGCTCCCGAGCTTCTCGCACGTCGGCGGCGCCTACGTGCTCGCCGCGATCGTGTACGTCACCTGGATCGCGATCGGCATCAAGAAGAACGGCCTGAAGTACTTCAAGCTGGCCACCGTGCCGAGCGGCGTGCCGATCTACATTCTCCCGATCGTCATCCCGATCGAGATCATCTCCAACTTCCTGGTCCGGCCCGTGACGCACAGCCTCCGTCTGTTCGCCACCATGCTGGCCGGTCACCTGATCGTGATGATTGCCGGCTCCGGCATCGAGTTCCTGGTCATGCAGGAGAATGTCCTGCTGAAGGGCGCCTCGGTGCTGGTCCTGGCCGGCTCGCTGGCGATGTACATGCTGGAGGCGCTGATCATGGCGCTGCAGGCGTACGTCTTCACGCTGCTGACCGCGATCTACATCGAAGGCGCACTGCACGCCGACAGCCACTAA
- a CDS encoding glycosyltransferase family 4 protein: MMPLAVAAGITLLASLLLPLAVKPWLVRMGVVDIPSARSSHRKATIRGMGVATALASGAGYLAAVFLGVVTVDRSLFAVVLAIIAACSAVGWIEDLRGLSIRGRAAAQLGIGAAGSAALIVLTGQSFWWLPLAALAIAAYVNIANFMDGINGISGLHGVTAGGAYAVAGLLSEQPWLTAGGAVLAMSFLGFLPWNLGRGSVFLGDVGSYLLGASIAALAVAGFLSGVYVEYVLSPILVYAADTGYTLLRRIKAGERWYASHREHVYQRLTDVGFTHLQSAATVTACTAAVIVLGFVAATAPLPAVALCVAGSLLILGLYLASPDLIRRFRRRSKVTRIPVA, translated from the coding sequence ATGATGCCGCTGGCCGTGGCGGCCGGCATCACGCTGCTCGCCAGCCTGCTGCTTCCCCTTGCGGTGAAGCCGTGGCTGGTGCGGATGGGCGTGGTGGACATTCCCTCCGCCCGCTCCTCCCACCGCAAGGCGACGATCCGGGGGATGGGCGTGGCCACCGCACTGGCCAGCGGCGCCGGCTACCTGGCGGCGGTCTTCCTGGGCGTCGTCACGGTGGACCGGTCGCTGTTCGCCGTGGTGCTGGCGATCATCGCCGCGTGTTCGGCGGTGGGCTGGATCGAAGACTTGCGGGGCCTGTCCATCCGGGGCCGCGCCGCCGCGCAGCTCGGCATCGGCGCCGCCGGCTCGGCGGCGCTGATCGTGCTGACCGGGCAGTCGTTCTGGTGGCTTCCGCTGGCCGCCCTAGCGATTGCGGCCTACGTCAACATTGCCAACTTCATGGACGGCATCAACGGGATCTCCGGCCTGCACGGGGTCACCGCCGGCGGCGCCTACGCGGTGGCCGGCCTGCTGTCCGAACAGCCCTGGCTTACCGCCGGCGGTGCGGTGCTGGCGATGTCCTTCCTCGGCTTCCTGCCCTGGAACCTCGGCCGCGGGTCGGTCTTCCTGGGCGACGTCGGCAGCTACCTGCTGGGCGCCTCAATCGCCGCACTAGCCGTGGCAGGGTTCCTCTCCGGCGTCTACGTCGAATACGTTCTCTCGCCGATCCTCGTCTACGCCGCTGACACCGGCTACACCCTGCTGCGCCGGATCAAGGCGGGGGAGCGCTGGTACGCGTCCCATCGCGAGCACGTTTACCAGCGGCTCACCGACGTCGGGTTTACGCATCTGCAGTCAGCCGCGACGGTCACGGCGTGCACCGCCGCGGTGATTGTCCTCGGATTCGTCGCCGCCACGGCACCGCTGCCCGCCGTCGCCCTCTGTGTAGCCGGCAGCCTCCTGATACTCGGGCTGTATCTCGCGTCCCCGGATCTGATCCGCAGGTTCCGCCGCCGTTCCAAGGTCACCCGCATCCCCGTGGCCTAG
- a CDS encoding nucleoside-diphosphate sugar epimerase/dehydratase: MTTKSEARESAAQRDEKPALWIWIQLFLDSMSWIVAIVLALLLRYEMGIRVEQFAGAFVIAAIAVVAQILAGYALALYRGRYPFGSFQEARALVFVTVIVAASITASLLVLYEAINIGRSVGLIAFPFACLFMGAARYAKRLYVEGKTRPGDEAQNTLIYGAGFLGNSLLTRMLQDPESPYFPVGLIDDDPAKKHLRLSGVQVLGRGDDLPAIIRRTRARVLVLAFANVEAPVVRRISDAVDGLNIRVLVLPPLRDMLGGGAPDGFSDFRDVAVEDLIGRRPVDIKVDEIAGYIKDKRVLVTGAGGSIGSELCRQIVQFSPAELIMLDHDETGLQQTQISITGRGLLAGRDTVLANIRDGEALEDIFEDRRPEVVFHAAALKHAPLLQQYPVEAWKTNVCGTLNVLRAAQRAGVSHFVNISTDKAANPTTALGHSKRVAEKLTAWMAGQTGAKFVSVRFGNVMGSRGSMLPLFTEQIRVGGPVTVTDPDVTRFFMTIPEACQLVIQAGAIGTGGDVMILDMGEPVRILDVAQRMIAMSGKKVDIIYTGLRPGEKLHEELVGTGELDQRPLHPKISHTKASQQDPDKLDLNVWLARCEAEQGASIADIPDEEADEAGEIRVAS; this comes from the coding sequence TTGACTACGAAATCTGAAGCGCGCGAATCAGCCGCACAACGGGACGAGAAGCCCGCCCTCTGGATCTGGATCCAGCTGTTCCTCGACTCGATGTCGTGGATTGTGGCGATCGTCCTCGCCCTGCTGCTGCGCTACGAGATGGGTATCCGCGTAGAGCAGTTCGCCGGCGCCTTCGTCATCGCAGCCATCGCCGTGGTCGCGCAGATCCTGGCCGGCTATGCGTTGGCCCTGTACCGGGGCCGGTATCCGTTCGGCAGCTTCCAGGAGGCCCGGGCACTGGTTTTCGTCACCGTGATTGTGGCCGCATCGATCACCGCGAGCCTGCTGGTGCTGTACGAGGCCATCAACATCGGACGCAGCGTGGGCCTGATCGCCTTCCCCTTCGCCTGCCTCTTTATGGGCGCGGCCCGCTATGCCAAACGGCTCTACGTGGAGGGAAAGACGCGGCCCGGCGACGAGGCGCAGAACACCCTGATCTACGGCGCGGGATTCCTCGGCAACTCACTCCTGACCCGGATGCTGCAGGATCCGGAGTCCCCGTACTTCCCGGTCGGCCTGATCGATGACGACCCGGCCAAGAAGCACCTCCGCCTCTCCGGAGTCCAGGTCCTCGGCCGGGGAGACGACCTCCCGGCGATCATCCGCCGGACCCGCGCGAGGGTGCTGGTCCTGGCCTTCGCCAACGTCGAGGCCCCGGTGGTCCGCCGCATCTCGGACGCCGTCGACGGCCTGAACATCCGCGTGCTGGTACTGCCTCCGCTGCGCGACATGCTGGGCGGCGGGGCTCCCGACGGTTTCTCCGATTTCCGCGACGTGGCGGTCGAGGACCTGATCGGCCGGCGGCCCGTCGACATCAAGGTCGACGAAATCGCGGGCTACATCAAGGACAAACGCGTGCTCGTGACCGGCGCCGGCGGCTCGATCGGCTCGGAACTCTGCCGCCAGATCGTGCAGTTCTCCCCGGCGGAACTGATCATGCTCGACCACGACGAGACCGGGCTGCAGCAGACCCAGATCTCCATTACCGGCCGGGGCCTGCTGGCCGGCCGCGATACCGTACTGGCCAACATCCGCGACGGCGAGGCGCTGGAAGACATCTTCGAGGACCGGCGCCCCGAAGTGGTGTTCCATGCGGCCGCCCTCAAGCACGCGCCCCTGCTCCAGCAGTACCCGGTCGAAGCCTGGAAGACCAACGTCTGCGGGACCCTGAACGTGCTGCGCGCCGCCCAGCGTGCCGGCGTCTCGCATTTCGTGAACATCTCCACTGACAAGGCGGCCAACCCCACCACGGCACTCGGCCACTCCAAGCGCGTCGCGGAAAAGCTGACCGCCTGGATGGCCGGCCAGACCGGCGCCAAGTTTGTCTCCGTCCGCTTCGGCAACGTGATGGGCAGCCGCGGCTCGATGCTCCCGCTCTTCACCGAGCAGATCCGCGTGGGCGGCCCCGTCACGGTCACCGATCCCGACGTCACCCGCTTCTTCATGACGATTCCGGAGGCCTGCCAGCTGGTGATCCAGGCCGGCGCGATCGGCACAGGCGGCGACGTGATGATCCTGGACATGGGCGAGCCGGTACGGATCCTGGACGTGGCGCAGCGCATGATCGCCATGTCCGGCAAGAAGGTCGACATTATCTACACCGGGCTGCGGCCGGGGGAGAAGCTGCACGAGGAACTGGTCGGCACCGGCGAACTGGACCAGCGGCCCCTGCACCCGAAGATTTCCCACACCAAGGCCTCCCAGCAGGACCCGGACAAGCTGGACCTCAATGTCTGGCTGGCCCGCTGCGAAGCAGAACAAGGCGCCAGTATCGCGGACATCCCCGACGAGGAGGCCGACGAAGCGGGAGAGATCCGGGTGGCGTCATGA